A window of the Lolium perenne isolate Kyuss_39 chromosome 7, Kyuss_2.0, whole genome shotgun sequence genome harbors these coding sequences:
- the LOC127313848 gene encoding bisdemethoxycurcumin synthase produces MALLGNLTASPAGVATVLRQMRHAQRADGPASVLAVGTANPPNCVRQDEYADYYFRVTHTEHLTKLKSKLNRICHKSAIKKRYFYHDEELLQQHPEFLDRALPSLDARMDIAATAVPELAAAAARKAMDEWGRPAADITHLVVSTYSGAHMPGADLRLASLLGLDPSVRRTMIYFNGCSSGSAALRAAKDIAENNRGARVLVVCAELALIHFRAPDEAHIDTIILQALFGDGAGAVIVGAEPDSSDERPVFEMVAASQTVIPESNHAAVGRLTEHGLVFNPSFEMPALILENIEQTMADALGPLGLSGNWNDLFWAVHPGGKAILDSVEAGLRLEPTKLAASRHVLSEYGNMSGATVIFVLDEIRRQQSLGDHGMGVLLGLGPGVTVETMVLHATGG; encoded by the exons ATGGCGTTGCTTGGAAACCTAACTGCTAGCCCCGCGGGAGTGGCCACCGTCCTCCGCCAGATGCGGCACGCGCAGCGCGCTGACGGCCCTGCGTCCGTCCTGGCCGTCGGAACGGCGAACCCGCCCAACTGCGTCCGGCAGGACGAGTACGCCGACTACTACTTCCGCGTCACCCACACAGAGCACCTCACCAAGCTCAAATCCAAGCTCAACAGAATCT GTCACAAATCGGCCATCAAGAAGCGCTACTTCTACCACGACGAGGAGCTGCTGCAGCAGCACCCGGAGTTCCTGGACCGCGCGCTGCCATCTCTAGATGCCCGGATGGACATCGCAGCCACCGCCGTTCCCGAGCTCGCTGCCGCGGCCGCGCGCAAGGCTATGGACGAGTGGGGCCGCCCGGCTGCCGACATCACCCACCTCGTCGTCAGCACCTACTCCGGCGCCCACATGCCAGGCGCCGACCTCCGCCTGGCCTCCCTCCTCGGCCTCGACCCGTCCGTCCGCCGCACCATGATCTACTTCAACGGCTGCTCCAGCGGCTCCGCGGCCCTGCGCGCCGCCAAGGACATCGCCGAGAACAACCGCGGCGCCCGCGTCCTCGTCGTCTGCGCCGAGCTCGCCCTCATCCACTTCCGCGCCCCCGACGAGGCCCACATCGACACCATCATCCTACAGGCCTTGTTCGGCGACGGGGCGGGCGCCGTGATCGTCGGAGCCGAGCCTGACAGCTCCGACGAGCGCCCGGTTTTCGAGATGGTGGCTGCCTCGCAGACCGTGATACCTGAGAGTAACCACGCCGCGGTGGGAAGGCTCACGGAACACGGGCTCGTCTTCAACCCTTCCTTTGAGATGCCGGCGCTCATCCTGGAAAACATAGAGCAGACCATGGCCGACGCGCTCGGGCCGCTCGGCTTGAGCGGGAACTGGAACGACCTTTTCTGGGCGGTGCATCCCGGCGGGAAGGCGATCTTGGACAGCGTAGAGGCGGGGCTACGGCTGGAGCCCACGAAGCTGGCGGCAAGCCGACACGTACTGAGTGAGTACGGGAATATGTCAGGGGCGACAGTGATCTTTGTGCTCGACGAGATCCGGCGGCAGCAATCACTGGGGGATCATGGTATGGGTGTACTGCTTGGGCTCGGACCGGGGGTGACGGTTGAGACCATGGTGTTGCACGCCACTGGTGGCTAA